Below is a genomic region from Bordetella pertussis 18323.
TATAGCTGGAGAACAGGGGGTGCCCGTCGCGCGGCGTCGAAGTGAACTCGGGGTGGAACTGCACGCCCACGAACCACGGATGGCTGGGCAGCTCCATCATCTCGGGCAGGTTCTCGGTGGGCGTGCGCGCGCTGATCACCATGCCGGCATCTTCGAGCCGGGGGACATACACGTTGTTGACTTCGTAGCGATGGCGATGGCGCTCGTTGACGTCGTCGCCGTAGATGGACTGCGCCCGCGTGCCCGGGCGGATCGGACAGCGCTGCGCGCCCTTGCGCATGGTGCCGCCGAGATCCGAGCTGTTGTCGCGGCGCTCGACGCGGCCTTCGCGGTCCATCCACTCGGTGATCAGGGCCACCACCGGATGCGGCGCGGCCGGATCGAACTCGGTACTGTTGGCGCCGCCCAGGCCGGCCACGTGGCGCGCGAACTCGATCACGGCCAGCTGCATGCCCAGGCAGATGCCCAGGTACGGCACGCCGTTCTCGCGCGCATAGCGGATGGCGGCGATCTTGCCCTCGGTGCCGCGCTTGCCGAAGCCGCCGGGCACCAGGATGGCGTCCAGGTGCTTGAGCTGGTCGGTGCCGCGGGTCTCGATATCCTCGGAGTCGATGTACTCGATATTGACCTTGGAGCGCGTGTGGATGCCGGCGTGCACCAACGCTTCGCTGAGCGACTTGTACGACTCGGTCAGGTCGACGTACTTGCCGACCATGCCGATGGTGACGGAATCCTGCGGGTGCTCAAGCGCGTCGACCAGGTTGTCCCACATGGACAGGTCGGCCGGCGGCGGAGTCAGGCCCAGGGCCTCGCACACGATGTTGTCCACGCCCTGCTTGTGCAGCATGGCGGGAATCTTGTAGATGGAATCGACGTCCCAGACCGAAATCACGGCATCGAGCGGTACGTTCGAGAACATCGAGATCTTGGCGCGCTCGTCGTCGGGAATGCGGCGATCGGCGCGGCACAGCAGCACGTTCGGGTAGATGCCGATCTCGCGCAGCTTCTGTACCGAATGCTGGGTGGGCTTGGTCTTGAGCTCGCCGGCCGACGCGATGTAGGGCACCAGCGTCAGGTGCACGAAGGCGGCGTTGTTGCGCCCCATGCGCAGGCTCATCTGGCGAGCGGCCTCCAGGAAGGGCAGCGACTCGATGTCGCCCACGGTGCCGCCGATCTCGACGATGGCCACGTCGGTGGCGCCATTCCAGGCGGCCTCGGCGCCACGCGCGACGAAGTCCTGGATTTCGTTGGTGATGTGCGGAATGACCTGGACGGTCTTGCCGAGGTAGTCGCCGCGGCGTTCCTTGCGCAGGACGGATTCGTAGATCTGGCCGGTGGTGAAGTTGTTCACCTTGCGCATCCGGGCCGAAATGAAGCGCTCGTAGTGGCCCAGGTCCAGGTCGGTTTCGGCCCCATCCTCGGTCACGAACACCTCGCCGTGCTGGAACGGGCTCATGGTGCCGGGATCAACGTTGATATAGGGGTCCAGCTTGAGCAGGGTGACTTGCAGGCCGCGCGACTCGAGAATCGCGGCGAGGGACGCGGCGGCGATCCCTTTGCCCAGGGAAGACACCACACCGCCGGTGACAAATACGTATTTGGTCATCGTGAGTGAGCGCCCGGGACGAGCGGGCGCATGCGGGAAATTTGGATTATACCCGGGGAAGCGGACGTGTTGGGGTTTCCCCTAGGCAGGCGGCGGTAACAGTTGGCCGCGCGCCACGCCGGCGTCCGCACGCCTGTCCATGTTAGGTCGGGGCCCGCCCGCACGCCAGCCCCGTGCCCGATTTCCCGCCCGCCGGACCTGCGTCCGGCGGCCGTTCAGTCCGCGCCCAGCGGCCGGGTGCACGCCTGCAGCCATTGCAGCGCGGCGCCCTCGACCCACGGCGCCAGGCGCTCGCGCACGGTGCGGTGGTAGTCATCCAGCCAGGCGATCTCGTCGGCGCGCAGCAGCGTGGCGTCGATGCAGCGCGTGTCAATCGGACACAGCGTCAGGGTCTCGAAGCAGAGGAACTCGCCCAGCTCGCCCTCCAGCCACGTGCGGTTGGCCACCAGGTTCTCGATGCGCACGCCCCAGCGGCCGGGCCGGTAGATACCCGGCTCGTTGGACGTGATCATGCCCGGCTCCATGGCGGTATGCGGGCCGGGCGCGGCGCGGTACGAGATGACCTGCGGCCCCTCGTGCACATTGAGCAAATAGCCCACGCCATGGCCGGTGCCGTGGCCATACTCGGCGCCTCCCGCCCAGATGGGCGCCCGGGCGATGGCGTCGAGCATGGGCGAAGGCGTGCCGCGCGGGAAGGACGCGCGCGACAGGGCAATCATGCCCTTGAGCACCAGCGTGAAATCGACCTTCTGGTCGGCGCTGGGCGCGCCGACGGCGACCACCCGCGTGATATCGGTGGTGCCGCCCAGGTACTGGCCGCCGGAATCGATCAACAGCAGGCCGTCGCCCTCGATGGCGGCATGCGCCTGCGGCGTGGCCCGGTAATGCGGCATGGCGCCGTTGGCATTGAAGCCGGCGATGGTGGCGAAGCTGGGGCACACGTAGCCGGGCCGGCGGCTGCGCGCGGCCGTGATGCGTTCGTCGATGGTCAATTCGCTG
It encodes:
- a CDS encoding CTP synthase; translation: MTKYVFVTGGVVSSLGKGIAAASLAAILESRGLQVTLLKLDPYINVDPGTMSPFQHGEVFVTEDGAETDLDLGHYERFISARMRKVNNFTTGQIYESVLRKERRGDYLGKTVQVIPHITNEIQDFVARGAEAAWNGATDVAIVEIGGTVGDIESLPFLEAARQMSLRMGRNNAAFVHLTLVPYIASAGELKTKPTQHSVQKLREIGIYPNVLLCRADRRIPDDERAKISMFSNVPLDAVISVWDVDSIYKIPAMLHKQGVDNIVCEALGLTPPPADLSMWDNLVDALEHPQDSVTIGMVGKYVDLTESYKSLSEALVHAGIHTRSKVNIEYIDSEDIETRGTDQLKHLDAILVPGGFGKRGTEGKIAAIRYARENGVPYLGICLGMQLAVIEFARHVAGLGGANSTEFDPAAPHPVVALITEWMDREGRVERRDNSSDLGGTMRKGAQRCPIRPGTRAQSIYGDDVNERHRHRYEVNNVYVPRLEDAGMVISARTPTENLPEMMELPSHPWFVGVQFHPEFTSTPRDGHPLFSSYIRAALEHKAQRAKEA